One genomic segment of Erythrolamprus reginae isolate rEryReg1 chromosome 2, rEryReg1.hap1, whole genome shotgun sequence includes these proteins:
- the TAL2 gene encoding T-cell acute lymphocytic leukemia protein 2: protein MTRKIFTNSRERWRQQNVNSAFAKLRKLIPTHPPDKKLSKNETLRLAMRYINFLVKVLGEQGLPQTGVNPRERILGLFQQNPHLEHMEELTLLEDSEVPSPNTSSNIPECWSETSSP from the coding sequence ATGACCAGAAAAATCTTCACCAACAGCAGGGAGAGGTGGAGGCAACAAAACGTCAACAGTGCCTTTGCCAAGTTGAGAAAGTTGATCCCCACCCATCCTCCTGACAAGAAGTTGAGCAAGAACGAGACTCTTCGCTTAGCCATGAGGTACATCAATTTCCTCGTCAAGGTCCTTGGGGAGCAAGGGCTGCCGCAAACGGGTGTGAATCCACGAGAAAGGATACTGGGCCTGTTCCAGCAGAATCCACATTTGGAACACATGGAAGAACTGACTCTCCTCGAAGACTCCGAGGTCCCTTCTCCCAACACAAGCAGCAACATCCCAGAATGCTGGTCAGAAACATCATCCCCCTAA